The sequence CCCGCTGTCGCTCGGCACCGTACGTGCCGGCGACTGGGCGAGCAGCGTGCCCGACCTGCTCGTCGCGGACGGCAGGTACGGCATCGGCATCGGCGAGGACCCGGCCACGGCGCGCGCCGAGCTCGAGCACACCCTGGCCGAGGTCAGCGCCGCGGACCCGTGGCTGCGCGACCACCCGGTCACCGTCGAGTGGAGCGGCGGCCAGTTCGCCAGCGGCGAGCTGCCGCACGGGCACCCGCTGCTCGAGCTCGTACAACGGGCTGTCGTCGACAGCACAGGCGACCCGCTGCCGGCCGAGGGCGCCGCACCGTACGGCAGCGACCTGCGGCACTACGCGACCGCGGGGATCCCCACGCTGCACTACGGCCCCGGCGACGTCGGCTACGCGCACGCGCCGCGCGAGCAGGTGCCGGTGGCCGAGCTCACCGCGAGCGCGGGCATGCTCGCGATGGCGGCCATGCGCTACTGCGGAGTGGCGTGACCGGATGCCGACCCTGTTGATCGTGCACCACACCGCCTCGCCTGCGCTCGACTCGATGTTCCAGAAGGCGCTCGAAGGCGCCACCACGGACGAGATCGAAGGCGTCGACGTGGTCATCAAACCCGCGCTCGCGGCCACCGCGGTGGACGTGCTCGCCGCCGACGGCTTCCTGCTCGGCACGCCGGCGAACATCGGCTACATGTCCGGCGCGCTGAAGCACTTCTTCGACCAGATCTACTACCCGTGCCTGACCGCCACGGTGAACGCGCCGTACGGGATGTACGTGCACGGCGCGAGCGATACCACCGGCGCCGTCCGTGCGATCGAGAGCATCGGCAAGGGGCTCGGCTGGCAGCCGGTGCACGAGCCGGTGAGCGTCGTCGGCGAGGTCGGGGCGGCGGACCTGGACAGCTGCTGGGACCTCGGCGCCACCGTCGCCGCGAGCCTGATGCCATGAGCGAGCCGCTGTTCCACCTCGCGTTCCGCTCCGACTGGGCGGTCGCGCGCGAGACCGGGCGCTACGAGATCTCCACCCGCGGCCAGACGCTCGCCGAGGTCGGGTTCATCCACTGCGCGCTGCGGCACCAGGTGCGCGGCGTCGCGGACGCGTTCTACGCCGACGCGGACGACCTGGTGCCGCTGGTCGTCGACCAGGAGCAACTGGACGCACCCGTCGTGCATGAGCCGCCCGCACCCGGGCTGCCGGACTTCCCGCACCTCTACGGCGCGTTGCCGGTGGCCGCCGTCACCGACGTTCTCCCCGTCGGCCGGGCAGCCGACGGGAACTGGCAGCTGCCGGTGTAGGCGTCCTACGCGACCGCGTCGAACGCCTCGCCGAGGACGGTGAGGCCGTCGTCGAGCAGCGCGTCGTCGAGCACGAGCGGCGGCAGGAAGCGCAGCACGTTGTTGTTCGTGCCGCAGGTCAGCGTGAGCAGCCCGCGTTCCTGGGTGGCACGCGAGACCGCGGCCGTCAGCTCGGCCGCCGGCGTGCGGGTGCCGGGCTGCACCAGCTCCACGGCCATCATCGCGCCGCGGCCACGTACGTCGCCTATGCAGCCGTCCCGTGTCTGCAGCTCGCCAAGCCGCTTCAGCATGACGTCACCGATGTGCCTGGCCCGGCCGGCGAGGTCCTCGGCGGCCATGGTCTCGATCGCGCCGAGCGCGGCCGCGCACGCCACCGGGTTGCCCGCGTACGTGCCGCCGAGACCGCCTGGCGGCACGGCGTCCATCACCTCCGCGCGGCCGGTGACCCCGGCCAGCGGCAGCCCGCCGGCCATGCCCTTCGCCAGCGTCACCAGGTCGGGCACGATCCCCTCGTGCTCGCAGGCGAACCAGTCGCCGGTACGGCAGAAGCCGGTCTGGATCTCGTCGGCCACGAACAGCGCACCGTTGGCGCCACACCACTCCTGCAGCCGGCCGAGGAAACCCGGCGCCGGCACGACGAAACCGCCCTCGCCCTGGATCGGCTCGACCAGCACGCACGCCACGTTCGCGCCACCGATCTGGCTCTCCACCATCGCCAGCGCACGGTCGGCCGCCTCCGCACCGCTCATCTCCACCGGCTCGCGGAACGGGTACGACATCGGCACCCGGTACACCTCGGGCGCGAACGGGCCGAACCCGTCCTTGTACGGCACGTTCTTCGCGGTCAGCGCCATGGTCAGGTTCGTACGCCCGTGGTACGCGTGGTCGAACACCACGACGGCCTGCCTGCCGGTGTGCCTGCGCGCGATCTTCACCGCGTTCTCGACGGCCTCGGCGCCGGAGTTGAACAGCGCCGACCGCTTCTCGTACGTGCCAGGGGTGCGGTTGTTCAGCTCCTCGCAGACCCGCACGTACGCCTCGAACGGCGCCACGTTGAAGCAGATGTGGGTGAGGTTGCCGACCTGCTCGCGTACGCCGTCGACCACCCGCGGCGCTGCGTGCCCGACGCTGGTGACCGCGATGCCGGAGCTGAAGTCGATGAACGCGTTCCCGTCCACGTCCTCGACGACCGCGCCACTGGCCCGCTCGACGAAGACCGGCGCGACGTGCCCGTAGCCCTGGGCCACGGCGCCCTTCCTGCGCGCCATCAGCTCACGCGAGCGCGGTCCTGGCACCTCGGTCACAAGCTTCCGCTGTTGGCTCATGCTCCTACGGTCGCAGCGCAGCGAGACGGCGGGAATGGGCAGGATGACGAACTCAGCGGTCTGTGCGGGCGGATATCTTGTGCACGTGAACAAGACGCAGTTGACCCTGGGCGACCTGCTCGACCACCCGGAGCTCGGGCTGCGGCTGGTGGCCGGCCCG comes from Streptosporangiales bacterium and encodes:
- a CDS encoding flavodoxin produces the protein MPTLLIVHHTASPALDSMFQKALEGATTDEIEGVDVVIKPALAATAVDVLAADGFLLGTPANIGYMSGALKHFFDQIYYPCLTATVNAPYGMYVHGASDTTGAVRAIESIGKGLGWQPVHEPVSVVGEVGAADLDSCWDLGATVAASLMP
- a CDS encoding DUF952 domain-containing protein, translating into MSEPLFHLAFRSDWAVARETGRYEISTRGQTLAEVGFIHCALRHQVRGVADAFYADADDLVPLVVDQEQLDAPVVHEPPAPGLPDFPHLYGALPVAAVTDVLPVGRAADGNWQLPV
- the gabT gene encoding 4-aminobutyrate--2-oxoglutarate transaminase, whose translation is MSQQRKLVTEVPGPRSRELMARRKGAVAQGYGHVAPVFVERASGAVVEDVDGNAFIDFSSGIAVTSVGHAAPRVVDGVREQVGNLTHICFNVAPFEAYVRVCEELNNRTPGTYEKRSALFNSGAEAVENAVKIARRHTGRQAVVVFDHAYHGRTNLTMALTAKNVPYKDGFGPFAPEVYRVPMSYPFREPVEMSGAEAADRALAMVESQIGGANVACVLVEPIQGEGGFVVPAPGFLGRLQEWCGANGALFVADEIQTGFCRTGDWFACEHEGIVPDLVTLAKGMAGGLPLAGVTGRAEVMDAVPPGGLGGTYAGNPVACAAALGAIETMAAEDLAGRARHIGDVMLKRLGELQTRDGCIGDVRGRGAMMAVELVQPGTRTPAAELTAAVSRATQERGLLTLTCGTNNNVLRFLPPLVLDDALLDDGLTVLGEAFDAVA